Proteins found in one Pseudoxanthomonas sp. SL93 genomic segment:
- a CDS encoding OsmC family protein: MSEIQTLRLTLEQESDYAFRIRFDDTDIPDLLTDEPEPLGKGEGPNPTRLLLSAVANCLSASLLFALRKFKNSPGKLVTQATAELVRNEQGRLRVGHIHADIRLAEAGAAHASLERILAQFENFCVVTESVREGIDVSVSITDADGVQLHGAARTAASA; encoded by the coding sequence ATGAGCGAGATCCAGACGCTGCGCCTGACGCTGGAACAGGAGAGCGACTACGCTTTCCGCATCCGTTTCGACGATACCGACATCCCCGACCTGCTGACCGACGAGCCCGAGCCGCTGGGCAAGGGGGAGGGGCCCAATCCCACCCGGCTGCTGCTGTCGGCCGTCGCCAACTGCCTGTCGGCGAGCCTGCTGTTCGCGCTGCGCAAGTTCAAGAACTCGCCGGGCAAGCTTGTCACGCAGGCGACGGCAGAGCTGGTGCGGAATGAACAGGGGCGACTGCGTGTCGGCCATATCCACGCCGACATCCGGCTGGCGGAGGCCGGGGCGGCGCATGCATCGCTGGAGCGCATCCTGGCCCAGTTCGAGAATTTCTGCGTGGTCACCGAAAGCGTGCGCGAAGGCATCGACGTGTCGGTCAGCATCACCGACGCCGACGGTGTCCAGCTTCACGGCGCCGCGCGCACTGCAGCTTCGGCCTGA
- a CDS encoding LacI family DNA-binding transcriptional regulator, protein MIAPIKGKATSLDIAHLAGVSQPTVSRALRGSPMVNEETRKRILAIAEQLNYKVDKNASNLRRQHSGTLALLFFEDPTPDESAINPFFLSMLGSITRACALNGYDLLISFQQLSSDWQADYEDSKKADGIILLGYGDYLESLARLERLVQQGTHFVRWGAVLPDAPGISIGCDNAQGGHDITAHLLAQGRRRIAFLGHASNHYPEFFERYLGHQRALEAAGLSADPALQVDAITTEQSGHAATRELLQRGVPFDAIFAASDLIAVGAMKALHEQGLRVPEDVAVAGFDDIPLASFTNPGLSTVQQDTKRAGAILVESLLKLIHDEPVESQTIPVTLALRRSTGAG, encoded by the coding sequence GTGATCGCGCCTATCAAGGGTAAAGCCACTTCGCTGGACATCGCGCATCTGGCCGGGGTTTCCCAGCCCACCGTGTCGCGCGCCCTGCGCGGCAGCCCGATGGTCAACGAGGAGACGCGCAAGCGCATCCTGGCCATCGCCGAGCAGCTCAACTACAAGGTCGACAAGAACGCCTCCAACCTGCGCCGGCAGCATTCCGGCACGCTGGCGCTGCTGTTTTTCGAAGACCCCACGCCGGACGAATCGGCCATCAATCCGTTCTTCCTGTCCATGCTGGGCAGCATCACCCGTGCCTGCGCGCTGAACGGCTACGACCTGCTGATCTCCTTCCAGCAGCTTTCCAGCGACTGGCAGGCCGACTACGAGGACAGCAAGAAGGCCGACGGCATCATCCTGCTGGGCTACGGCGACTATCTGGAATCGCTGGCGCGGCTGGAGCGGCTGGTGCAGCAGGGCACGCATTTCGTCCGCTGGGGTGCGGTGCTGCCGGATGCGCCCGGCATCTCCATCGGCTGCGACAACGCGCAGGGCGGGCACGACATCACCGCGCATCTGTTGGCGCAGGGGCGGCGGCGCATCGCCTTCCTCGGCCACGCTTCCAATCACTACCCGGAGTTCTTCGAGCGCTACCTGGGACACCAGCGTGCCTTGGAAGCGGCCGGCCTGTCGGCGGATCCCGCCCTGCAGGTCGATGCCATCACCACGGAGCAGTCCGGCCATGCCGCCACCCGCGAGCTGCTGCAGCGGGGCGTGCCGTTTGACGCGATATTCGCGGCGAGCGACCTGATCGCCGTGGGGGCGATGAAGGCGCTGCACGAACAGGGACTGCGGGTGCCCGAGGATGTGGCGGTGGCCGGCTTCGACGACATCCCGCTGGCCAGTTTCACCAATCCCGGCCTGTCCACGGTGCAGCAGGACACCAAGCGGGCAGGGGCGATCCTGGTGGAAAGCCTGCTGAAGCTGATCCACGACGAGCCGGTCGAGAGCCAGACCATTCCGGTGACGCTGGCGCTGCGGCGCTCCACTGGTGCCGGCTGA